A region from the Oceanidesulfovibrio marinus genome encodes:
- the xseB gene encoding exodeoxyribonuclease VII small subunit, whose protein sequence is MSEQRAGEANFESELERLKEVVGKLETGELPLEESVSLFREGMGLAKSCRKRLAEARHEIETLSREDVADMAGPDPKPLGDDEPEQQSLLGREMKE, encoded by the coding sequence ATGAGCGAGCAACGCGCAGGCGAAGCGAATTTTGAGAGCGAGCTGGAACGGCTCAAGGAAGTGGTGGGCAAGCTGGAGACCGGCGAGCTGCCGCTGGAGGAGAGCGTGTCTCTGTTCCGCGAGGGCATGGGGCTGGCAAAGTCGTGCCGCAAGCGTCTGGCCGAGGCCCGGCACGAGATCGAGACGCTTTCCAGGGAGGACGTCGCCGACATGGCTGGGCCGGACCCCAAGCCGCTGGGTGACGACGAGCCGGAGCAGCAATCGCTGCTCGGCAGGGAGATGAAGGAATGA
- the xseA gene encoding exodeoxyribonuclease VII large subunit codes for MHIFTVREITDRVKNLLETEFPFLWVRGQVSNLSRPSSGHLYFALKDNDALINVVWFRGSQRGADDGVDQLTGEIVEEGVSAAELADGLENGQEILVGGMINVYPPRGVYQLRAELVQPVGLGELHLRFEALKKKFAARGWFDQDRKRPLPARPTRIALITAPDSAAYADFTTLAAKRGLPARIRVYASPVQGEEAPKALARAIRAAGRQRFAQVVVLIRGGGSLEDLWAFNTEEVARAVYESPIPVLAGVGHEVDHSIADMIADVRAATPSHAAQLLWPERAQLMQETDELEFRLLGAITRRMDSLETTLAQQERGLAWLSPASRLAEREQRLSSLLNRLQTAGALIPQRIDAQLCRIEDRLFRANGQERVERLEYLVDGLADRLSRGGTYALGHCAAVINSLEARLAGADPTAPLNRGFALVRATEQDGGRFIRAAGDVQAGNCLEIIFRDGAVDATAQQVRPGEGLPAAYGTEPEDEA; via the coding sequence ATGCACATATTCACGGTCCGCGAGATAACCGACCGGGTCAAGAACCTGCTGGAGACCGAGTTCCCGTTCCTCTGGGTGCGGGGGCAGGTCTCGAACCTCTCGCGGCCGTCCTCCGGCCATCTCTACTTCGCGCTCAAGGACAACGACGCGCTGATCAATGTGGTCTGGTTCCGCGGCTCCCAGCGCGGGGCCGATGACGGGGTGGACCAGCTTACCGGCGAGATCGTAGAGGAAGGCGTCTCCGCCGCCGAGCTGGCCGACGGCCTGGAGAACGGCCAGGAAATTCTCGTGGGTGGCATGATCAATGTCTACCCGCCGCGGGGAGTGTATCAGCTGCGGGCCGAGCTCGTGCAGCCCGTGGGCCTGGGGGAACTGCATCTCCGCTTCGAGGCGCTCAAGAAGAAGTTTGCCGCGCGCGGCTGGTTCGACCAGGATCGCAAGCGGCCGCTGCCGGCCCGTCCCACCCGCATTGCCTTGATCACCGCGCCGGACAGCGCGGCCTACGCAGACTTCACCACTCTGGCAGCCAAGCGCGGCCTGCCGGCGCGTATCCGCGTGTACGCCAGCCCTGTGCAGGGCGAGGAAGCGCCGAAAGCCCTGGCCCGCGCCATCCGCGCGGCCGGACGCCAGCGCTTCGCCCAGGTCGTGGTGCTCATCCGTGGCGGCGGCTCCCTGGAGGACCTCTGGGCCTTTAATACGGAAGAAGTCGCCCGCGCCGTGTACGAATCGCCCATTCCGGTGCTGGCCGGCGTAGGACACGAGGTGGACCACTCCATTGCGGACATGATTGCCGACGTACGCGCAGCAACGCCGTCTCATGCGGCGCAGCTGCTCTGGCCGGAGCGCGCGCAGCTCATGCAGGAGACGGACGAGCTGGAGTTCCGGCTGCTGGGTGCGATCACCCGCCGCATGGACAGCCTGGAAACCACGCTGGCGCAGCAGGAGCGCGGTCTGGCCTGGCTCTCGCCGGCCTCGCGTCTGGCTGAGCGGGAGCAGAGGCTTTCCAGCCTCCTCAACAGGCTGCAGACCGCCGGGGCGCTGATCCCGCAGCGCATCGACGCGCAGCTTTGCCGCATCGAGGACCGCCTGTTCCGCGCCAACGGCCAGGAGCGCGTGGAGCGGCTGGAGTACTTGGTAGACGGCTTGGCCGACCGCCTTTCGCGTGGCGGGACCTATGCCCTGGGGCACTGCGCCGCCGTTATCAACAGTCTGGAAGCCCGGCTGGCCGGGGCCGACCCCACGGCGCCGCTGAATCGGGGTTTCGCCCTGGTGCGGGCTACGGAACAGGATGGCGGGCGCTTTATCCGCGCGGCCGGGGATGTGCAGGCCGGGAACTGTCTGGAGATCATTTTCCGCGACGGCGCCGTGGACGCCACGGCGCAACAGGTGCGGCCCGGCGAGGGACTGCCCGCAGCATACGGCACAGAGCCGGAGGACGAGGCATGA
- a CDS encoding phenylacetate--CoA ligase family protein, protein MIYNVDKETLPREDMEALQLRRLKDLCERVYARVPFYKKKFDEAGITPADIRSLNDLQYLPFTEKQDLRNHYPYGMFAVPKENIVRLHASSGTTGRATVVGYTQRDLDIWAECIARSLMMAGATRRDIIHNAYGYGLFTGGLGVHFGAEKLGATVVPVSGGATRRQISLLKDFGPTVICCTPSYMIFLHETAREMGIDFRELPLKIGVFGAEPWTDEMRRDIEAKTGITAVNIYGLSEVMGPGVSMECHEAQCGMHIYEDHFLPEIIDPSNGKAMGPGETGELVFTTLTKEGIPLIRYRTKDLSSLNYTPCVCGRSTVRMDRIKGRSDDMLIIRGVNVFPSQIESLLLETAGLTPHYQIIVRREGPLDTMEVQVEVDEKMFSDAIKNLQHRERELQKNIKEFLGVTASVKLVEPQSIERSVGKAKRVIDQRGE, encoded by the coding sequence ATGATCTACAACGTGGACAAGGAGACCCTCCCCCGCGAAGACATGGAGGCCTTGCAGCTTCGCCGGCTCAAGGACCTCTGCGAACGCGTGTATGCTCGCGTCCCCTTTTACAAGAAAAAGTTCGACGAGGCGGGCATCACCCCGGCGGACATCCGCAGCCTGAACGATCTGCAGTACCTCCCCTTTACCGAGAAGCAGGACCTGCGCAACCACTACCCTTACGGCATGTTCGCCGTGCCCAAGGAAAACATCGTGCGGCTGCACGCCTCCAGCGGCACCACCGGCCGCGCCACCGTGGTGGGCTACACGCAGCGCGACCTGGACATCTGGGCCGAGTGCATCGCCCGCTCCCTGATGATGGCCGGCGCCACCCGCAGGGACATCATCCACAACGCCTACGGCTACGGCCTGTTCACCGGCGGCCTGGGTGTGCACTTCGGCGCGGAGAAGCTGGGCGCCACCGTGGTGCCCGTGTCCGGCGGCGCCACCCGCCGGCAGATCTCCCTGCTCAAGGACTTCGGCCCCACGGTCATCTGCTGCACGCCGTCGTACATGATCTTTCTGCACGAGACCGCGCGCGAAATGGGAATCGACTTCAGGGAGCTGCCGCTCAAGATCGGCGTTTTTGGGGCCGAGCCCTGGACTGACGAGATGCGCCGCGACATCGAAGCCAAGACGGGCATCACGGCCGTGAACATCTACGGCCTCTCCGAGGTCATGGGCCCCGGCGTCTCCATGGAATGCCACGAGGCACAGTGCGGCATGCACATCTACGAAGACCACTTCCTGCCGGAGATCATCGATCCTTCCAACGGCAAGGCCATGGGCCCCGGCGAGACAGGCGAGCTGGTCTTCACCACGCTGACCAAGGAAGGCATCCCGCTCATCCGCTACCGCACCAAGGATCTTTCCAGCCTGAACTACACCCCGTGCGTCTGCGGCCGCTCCACCGTGCGCATGGACCGGATCAAGGGCCGCTCCGACGACATGCTCATCATCCGCGGGGTCAACGTCTTCCCCTCGCAGATCGAAAGCCTGCTGCTGGAAACCGCCGGCCTCACCCCGCACTACCAGATCATCGTGCGCCGCGAAGGCCCGTTGGACACCATGGAAGTGCAGGTGGAAGTGGACGAGAAGATGTTCTCGGACGCGATCAAGAATCTGCAGCACCGCGAACGCGAGCTCCAGAAAAACATCAAGGAGTTCCTGGGCGTGACCGCCTCCGTCAAGTTGGTGGAGCCGCAGTCCATCGAGCGCAGCGTGGGCAAGGCCAAACGCGTGATCGACCAGCGGGGCGAGTAG
- a CDS encoding glycerophosphodiester phosphodiesterase family protein, with translation MLDWLDGVLFAHRGLHGPNKPENSIAAVDAAVSKGYGIELDLQLTADGRVAVFHDDTLNRMTGKPGSIGDYTAAELQQTQLRGLGQQSIPLLNAVLAMVRGRVPLYLELKPAGPVGALEAAVAAMLSRYKGPVLIASFQGLSLNWMAEHAPQLPRCLIIGTCPPGPLGEAQHRRERWHYKLSAPHAVSVDCECQPDAWVARLGLQDVPLITWTLKTPAALAAARTWANAYVFEGFLP, from the coding sequence ATGCTCGACTGGCTTGACGGTGTGCTCTTCGCCCACCGCGGACTGCATGGCCCCAACAAACCCGAAAACTCTATAGCCGCCGTGGACGCCGCCGTGTCCAAGGGCTACGGCATTGAGCTCGATCTGCAGCTGACGGCCGACGGCCGCGTCGCCGTGTTTCACGACGACACCCTCAACCGCATGACCGGCAAGCCCGGAAGCATCGGGGATTACACAGCTGCCGAGCTCCAGCAGACGCAGCTCCGCGGGCTGGGCCAGCAGTCCATCCCTCTCCTCAACGCCGTGCTCGCCATGGTGCGCGGCAGGGTGCCGCTCTATCTGGAGCTCAAACCCGCCGGGCCGGTCGGCGCGCTGGAAGCCGCCGTGGCCGCGATGCTCTCGCGCTACAAGGGTCCGGTGCTGATCGCCTCGTTCCAGGGCCTGTCCCTCAACTGGATGGCCGAGCACGCGCCGCAACTGCCGCGCTGTCTGATCATCGGCACCTGTCCGCCCGGACCATTGGGCGAAGCGCAGCACCGTCGCGAACGCTGGCACTACAAGTTGAGCGCCCCGCACGCCGTGTCCGTGGATTGCGAATGCCAGCCGGACGCCTGGGTTGCGCGGCTCGGGCTCCAGGATGTCCCCCTCATTACCTGGACCCTGAAGACGCCAGCCGCCCTGGCCGCCGCCCGCACCTGGGCCAACGCCTACGTGTTCGAAGGCTTTTTGCCGTAG
- a CDS encoding M23 family metallopeptidase, translated as MSRNRPIVILVLACAALCMAGTVRNAAALQQSLGPVSLYVQDHVTEGEAFMVTIRSPYPMPDIECLWEGRTIRTQAVRETGSGAHGFMAQVLLGVGLVSRDDPPHSELFPLTIRVRGYEEVYTFTPTILRIPGDFPVQKLSLPRKYSHLSADDLARTISERADIQAALATFTNERYWECPMRRPVPGEVSGVFGMKRFINGEPRQQHGGVDMRGKYGTSVHACWEGRVILTGEHFFAGRSVFVDHGQGVISMYFHLSDIMIREGQRVMPGEVIGRVGSSGRVTGPHLHFGLSILGAAVDPMPLMQPACGVVLPKNFEGDTP; from the coding sequence ATGAGCCGCAACCGCCCCATCGTCATTCTGGTCCTGGCCTGCGCGGCGCTTTGTATGGCCGGCACCGTGCGCAACGCCGCGGCGTTGCAGCAGAGCCTCGGACCAGTGTCCCTCTATGTGCAGGACCACGTGACCGAAGGCGAGGCGTTCATGGTGACCATCCGTTCGCCGTACCCCATGCCGGACATCGAGTGCCTGTGGGAGGGCCGGACCATCCGCACCCAGGCCGTGCGCGAAACAGGCAGTGGGGCGCATGGGTTCATGGCCCAGGTGCTGCTGGGCGTGGGGCTTGTCTCCCGCGACGACCCGCCGCACTCGGAGCTCTTTCCGCTCACGATACGCGTGCGCGGGTACGAGGAAGTCTACACGTTCACGCCCACCATACTCCGCATTCCCGGCGATTTTCCGGTGCAGAAGCTCTCCCTGCCGCGCAAGTACAGCCACCTTTCGGCCGATGACCTGGCGCGGACCATCAGCGAGAGGGCCGATATCCAGGCTGCGCTGGCCACTTTCACCAACGAACGCTACTGGGAATGCCCCATGCGCCGGCCCGTGCCGGGCGAGGTGTCCGGCGTCTTCGGCATGAAGCGGTTCATCAACGGCGAGCCCAGGCAGCAGCATGGCGGGGTGGATATGCGCGGCAAGTATGGCACGTCGGTGCACGCCTGCTGGGAAGGCCGCGTCATCCTGACCGGCGAACATTTCTTTGCAGGCCGTTCTGTTTTTGTGGATCATGGCCAGGGCGTGATCAGCATGTACTTTCATCTGTCGGACATCATGATCCGCGAGGGACAGCGGGTGATGCCGGGCGAGGTCATCGGCCGCGTGGGCAGCTCCGGCCGGGTCACAGGGCCGCATCTGCACTTCGGGCTCAGCATTCTGGGCGCGGCCGTGGACCCCATGCCGCTGATGCAGCCAGCGTGCGGCGTGGTGCTGCCCAAGAACTTTGAAGGAGATACGCCATGA
- a CDS encoding long-chain-fatty-acid--CoA ligase: MDNTDNNSSKPWFASYDAKVPKHLDFETTPLYSYLDRAASKNPRHTALIFQNYRLTYAALRDKAERLAAGLVDAGLRPGDRVAVMLPNLPQTIIAFWGVLKAGGVLVMVNPLAMEHELLHQVGDSGARFMVTLQRLWSKVKPLTGRLGLERIYLTTIADGLAFPKSWLYTLSRRREGFRRPEYDGRFLIPWKNLVRTSRRESGRVGNPEESLACIQYTGGTTGRPKGAMLSHANLACNVEQCVAVIHGLEPEKETFLGLLPYFHVYGLTVCIALPTAVCAAMLPFPRFAPIDVLEAIRRHNPTVFPGAPAVYIALMRQKNLAEYDLTSLKYCISGSAPMPVEALQRFEELTGAGILEGFGLTETSPVTHLNPLQGVRKVGSIGLPLPGTDCRIVDLQTGEDLPAGEPGELLIKGPQVMRGYWNRPEETAEVLEDGWFATGDIATMDEDGYFRIVDRKKDMIITAGYNVYPREVEETLMEHPAVKDAAVVGKRHPARGEMVQAYVVLEEDAAVSTVELIAWCREKIAPYKVPREIEVRDALPKTVIGKLLRKELREGT; this comes from the coding sequence ATGGACAACACCGACAACAACAGCTCCAAGCCCTGGTTCGCCAGCTATGACGCCAAGGTCCCGAAGCACCTCGATTTCGAGACCACCCCTCTGTACTCGTATCTGGACCGGGCCGCCAGTAAAAATCCGCGTCATACAGCGCTTATTTTTCAGAATTATCGCCTGACTTACGCGGCATTGCGAGACAAGGCGGAACGGCTGGCCGCAGGCCTTGTGGACGCCGGGCTCCGACCGGGCGACCGCGTTGCCGTGATGCTGCCCAACCTGCCCCAGACCATCATCGCGTTCTGGGGCGTGCTCAAGGCCGGCGGCGTGCTCGTCATGGTCAACCCGCTGGCCATGGAGCACGAGCTCCTGCACCAGGTAGGAGACTCCGGGGCGCGGTTCATGGTCACCCTGCAACGGCTCTGGAGCAAGGTGAAGCCCCTGACGGGCCGGCTCGGGCTGGAACGCATCTACCTGACTACCATCGCCGATGGCCTGGCCTTTCCCAAGAGCTGGCTCTACACCCTCTCGCGCCGGCGCGAGGGCTTCCGCAGGCCGGAGTACGACGGCCGCTTCCTCATCCCCTGGAAAAACCTGGTGCGCACCAGCCGCCGGGAAAGCGGCCGCGTCGGCAATCCCGAAGAATCCCTGGCCTGCATCCAGTACACCGGCGGCACCACCGGCCGGCCCAAGGGCGCCATGCTCAGCCACGCGAACCTGGCCTGCAATGTGGAGCAATGCGTGGCCGTAATCCACGGGCTGGAGCCGGAAAAAGAGACCTTCCTCGGCCTGCTGCCCTACTTCCACGTGTACGGGCTCACGGTGTGCATCGCCCTGCCCACGGCCGTGTGCGCAGCCATGCTGCCCTTTCCGCGATTCGCGCCCATCGACGTGCTGGAAGCCATCCGCCGGCACAACCCCACGGTCTTTCCCGGCGCGCCGGCCGTGTACATCGCGCTGATGCGCCAGAAGAACCTGGCGGAGTACGACCTGACCTCGCTCAAGTACTGCATCTCCGGCTCGGCCCCCATGCCTGTGGAGGCGCTTCAGCGGTTCGAGGAGCTCACCGGCGCCGGCATCCTGGAGGGTTTCGGCCTTACCGAAACCTCGCCCGTCACGCACCTCAACCCACTGCAGGGCGTACGCAAGGTGGGCTCCATCGGTCTGCCCCTGCCGGGCACGGACTGCCGCATCGTGGACCTGCAGACCGGCGAGGACCTGCCGGCCGGCGAACCCGGCGAGCTACTCATCAAAGGACCGCAGGTGATGCGCGGCTACTGGAACCGGCCCGAGGAGACGGCCGAGGTGCTGGAGGACGGCTGGTTCGCCACCGGCGATATCGCGACAATGGACGAGGACGGCTACTTCCGCATCGTGGACCGCAAGAAGGACATGATCATCACGGCCGGGTACAACGTGTACCCGCGCGAAGTGGAGGAGACGCTGATGGAGCACCCGGCCGTGAAGGACGCGGCCGTGGTGGGCAAACGCCACCCGGCGCGCGGGGAGATGGTCCAGGCCTATGTGGTGCTGGAGGAAGATGCGGCAGTGAGCACGGTAGAGCTCATCGCCTGGTGTCGGGAAAAGATCGCCCCGTACAAGGTGCCGCGCGAGATCGAGGTGCGGGACGCGCTGCCGAAGACGGTGATCGGCAAGCTGCTGCGGAAGGAGTTGCGGGAGGGCACGTAA
- the dxs gene encoding 1-deoxy-D-xylulose-5-phosphate synthase, producing MPSESLPAELTYRDLADMNTDEMAAVAEGLRREIIDVVSQNGGHLAPSLGVVELTVAMLNVFNPAKDRIIWDVGHQAYAYKILTSRRKLFHTLRTMGGLSGFPKMSESPYDHFGVGHSSTSISAALGMAMGRDLNADDSKIIAVIGDGSMTAGLAFEGLNQAGDMGRDLIVVLNDNEMSISRNVGALSSFLSRNLSARWLKKFKRETENFFKQLPGIGNDIADYMRKSESSFKGFFTPGMLFEAFRFNYIGPIDGHDLGDLVDVFDHVKRLDGPNLVHVLTRKGKGYEPAESNPTYFHGVGCFEPETGQVKKFTANGCPEIPSYTEIFGNTLTSLAGKDPSIIAITAAMPEGTGLNRFADAYPERFVDVGICEQHAVTFAAGLATQGYKPVVAIYSTFLQRSYDQIVHDVCLQKLPVVFCLDRAGLVGEDGPTHHGAFDIAYLRHIPEMVLMAPKDEAELQHMLATALSLGRPVALRYPRGLGVGAKLSNAPEPLPLGEGEILREGKDAMILALGSRVYPALEAAAALDKEGLDVGVFNARFVKPLPIAQIVEIAAACPRLILAEEHTRMGGFCSAVLEGLADADALNGLTIRRVTLPDSFVEHGKQKELRAAVGIDKAGIMDAVRDACGRPD from the coding sequence ATGCCGTCGGAAAGCCTTCCTGCGGAGTTAACATATCGCGATCTCGCCGACATGAACACGGACGAGATGGCGGCCGTAGCAGAAGGCCTGCGCCGCGAAATAATTGATGTCGTGTCCCAGAACGGCGGGCATCTTGCTCCTTCCCTAGGCGTGGTCGAGCTCACGGTGGCCATGCTCAACGTGTTCAATCCGGCCAAGGATCGCATCATCTGGGATGTGGGCCACCAGGCCTACGCCTATAAGATCCTCACGAGCCGCCGCAAGCTGTTCCACACCCTGCGCACCATGGGCGGGCTCTCCGGCTTCCCCAAGATGAGCGAGAGCCCCTACGACCATTTCGGGGTGGGCCACTCCTCCACCTCCATCTCTGCCGCGCTGGGCATGGCCATGGGCCGGGATCTCAACGCCGACGACTCAAAGATCATCGCCGTCATCGGCGATGGCTCCATGACTGCCGGCCTGGCTTTCGAAGGGTTGAACCAGGCAGGGGACATGGGCCGCGACCTCATAGTGGTGCTCAATGACAACGAGATGTCCATCTCGCGCAACGTGGGCGCGCTTTCCAGCTTCCTGTCGCGCAACCTGTCCGCCCGCTGGCTCAAGAAGTTCAAGCGGGAGACGGAGAATTTCTTCAAGCAATTGCCTGGTATAGGCAACGATATTGCCGACTACATGCGCAAGAGCGAGAGCTCGTTCAAGGGGTTCTTCACCCCTGGTATGCTCTTCGAGGCGTTCCGCTTCAACTATATCGGTCCCATCGATGGCCACGACCTGGGCGATCTGGTGGACGTCTTCGACCATGTGAAGCGCCTGGATGGGCCCAACCTCGTCCACGTGCTGACGCGGAAAGGCAAGGGCTATGAGCCGGCCGAGTCCAACCCCACGTACTTCCATGGAGTAGGCTGCTTCGAGCCCGAGACCGGCCAGGTGAAGAAGTTCACCGCCAACGGCTGCCCGGAAATTCCCAGCTATACCGAGATATTTGGCAATACGCTCACCAGCCTTGCCGGCAAGGACCCCTCGATCATCGCCATCACCGCGGCCATGCCCGAGGGCACCGGGCTGAATCGCTTTGCCGACGCCTATCCGGAGCGGTTCGTGGACGTGGGCATTTGCGAGCAGCACGCCGTGACCTTTGCCGCCGGACTGGCCACGCAGGGCTACAAGCCTGTGGTCGCCATCTACTCCACCTTTTTGCAGCGCTCCTACGACCAGATCGTGCACGACGTCTGTCTGCAGAAGCTGCCGGTGGTCTTCTGCCTGGACCGCGCCGGCCTGGTGGGCGAGGACGGCCCCACGCACCACGGCGCATTCGACATCGCCTATCTCCGGCACATCCCGGAAATGGTACTGATGGCGCCCAAGGATGAGGCCGAGCTGCAGCACATGCTGGCCACCGCATTGAGTCTGGGCCGGCCCGTGGCCCTGCGCTATCCGCGCGGGCTGGGCGTGGGCGCGAAGCTCTCGAACGCACCGGAGCCGCTTCCCCTGGGCGAAGGCGAAATTCTTCGCGAGGGCAAGGACGCCATGATCCTGGCCCTGGGCAGCCGGGTCTATCCGGCATTGGAGGCCGCCGCCGCGCTGGACAAGGAGGGGCTGGATGTTGGTGTGTTTAATGCGCGCTTCGTCAAGCCTTTGCCGATAGCGCAGATCGTGGAGATCGCTGCGGCGTGCCCGCGGCTCATTCTGGCCGAAGAGCACACCCGCATGGGCGGTTTCTGCTCCGCTGTGCTCGAAGGGCTGGCCGACGCCGACGCCCTGAACGGTCTGACCATCCGCCGCGTGACTCTGCCGGACTCCTTTGTGGAGCATGGCAAACAGAAGGAGCTGCGCGCCGCCGTGGGCATCGACAAGGCCGGGATTATGGACGCCGTGCGCGATGCGTGCGGCCGGCCGGACTGA
- a CDS encoding polyprenyl synthetase family protein, producing the protein MSDDIAARVKDALRDLSIHVEAFLASCMADRDIPDALRESMAYSLMAGGKRLRPCLCLAWAELCGLERARALPFAAAIECIHTYSLIHDDLPAMDDDDMRRGKPSNHKQFGEATAILAGDGLLTEAFLFMTRAQSEPAQVLEAVAVMARAAGAEGMVGGQVLDMEYTGRVLAEEGDPVTLDQLRTMHSMKTGALIRASCEAGAVLACSGGVQRRLAKEYGAHLGRAFQIVDDILDEVGDEKSLGKPVGSDRDKGKTTYVSLVGLERSRELAEEATQQALHALERLTGVEPDWVDFLRDLAQYVLIRAV; encoded by the coding sequence ATGAGTGACGATATCGCCGCCCGCGTTAAAGATGCGCTGCGCGATCTGTCCATACATGTCGAAGCGTTTCTGGCCTCGTGCATGGCGGACCGGGATATTCCGGACGCGCTGCGCGAGTCCATGGCGTACAGCCTCATGGCCGGAGGCAAGCGTCTGCGGCCGTGCCTCTGTCTGGCCTGGGCCGAGCTCTGCGGTCTGGAACGGGCCAGGGCGCTGCCCTTTGCCGCGGCCATCGAGTGCATCCATACCTACTCTTTGATCCACGACGACCTGCCGGCCATGGATGACGACGACATGCGCCGGGGCAAGCCCTCCAACCACAAGCAGTTCGGCGAGGCCACGGCGATTCTGGCCGGGGACGGGCTGCTGACCGAGGCGTTTTTGTTCATGACGCGCGCCCAGTCCGAGCCGGCCCAGGTGCTGGAGGCTGTGGCCGTAATGGCGCGCGCCGCCGGAGCCGAGGGCATGGTGGGCGGCCAGGTGCTGGATATGGAGTACACCGGCCGCGTGCTGGCCGAGGAGGGTGATCCGGTCACGCTCGATCAGCTCAGGACCATGCACTCCATGAAGACCGGCGCGCTCATCCGCGCCTCGTGCGAGGCCGGGGCCGTGCTGGCCTGCAGCGGCGGGGTGCAGCGGCGCCTTGCCAAGGAGTACGGCGCGCATCTGGGCCGCGCGTTCCAGATTGTGGATGATATTCTGGACGAGGTGGGGGATGAAAAATCCCTGGGCAAGCCAGTGGGCAGCGACCGCGACAAGGGCAAGACCACATACGTGAGCCTGGTGGGTCTGGAGCGGAGCCGCGAGCTGGCCGAAGAGGCCACGCAGCAGGCGTTGCATGCGTTGGAGCGTCTGACCGGCGTGGAACCGGACTGGGTCGATTTTCTGCGCGATCTCGCACAGTATGTGCTTATCCGGGCGGTCTGA